A DNA window from Etheostoma spectabile isolate EspeVRDwgs_2016 chromosome 22, UIUC_Espe_1.0, whole genome shotgun sequence contains the following coding sequences:
- the rrs1 gene encoding ribosome biogenesis regulatory protein homolog, with protein MAACSVEELLVKAEQEEAEKLKSITVKKDLDLEFDIGNLLACDKNTIESRDFREQKKDDFLRLLARDNTQLLINEIWKQPTERVEEAIVSKLPEPTTPLPREKPPPKPKAPTKWEEFAKLKGIQKKKKTNLVWDETAKEWKRRWGYKRAKDDTKEWLIEVPETADPNEDQFAKRTKAKTERVAKNEFNRLKNIARAQKVKLPGVGLTPTAQQSKDDLSKAVSVAKTSTASVGRFQDRLPKEKPPKNTGKKRKFEPLIGNFSSEKQKQLELLKLMDSKKPKLDITKAVNKQMREDDREEASAKYKKGAGKKGRKGNMSGKGKGNGGKGKGGKGKGGKAGGGGGGGKRRGKPGKH; from the exons ATGGCCGCGTGCAGTGTGGAAGAGCTGTTAGTCAAAGCTGAGCAAGAAGAGGCGGAAAAACTGAAAAGCATCACCGTGAAGAAAGACCTTGACCTGGAGTTTGACATCGGTAACCTGCTAGCTTGTGACAAAAACACCATCGAGTCGCGGGACTTTAGAGAGCAGAAGAAAGACGACTTCCTGCGGTTGTTAGCTCGTGACAACACGCAGCTGCTCATCAACGAGATCTGGAAACAGCCCACGGAAAGGGTCGAGGAGGCGATAGTGTCCAAATTACCAGAGCCGACGACCCCGCTGCCCAGAGAGAAGCCACCTCCGAAGCCTAAAGCTCCAACAAAATGGGAAGAGTTCGCCAAGCTGAAGGGcatacagaagaagaagaagaccaaCCTGGTTTGGGATGAGACCGCGAAGGAGTGGAAGAGGCGCTGGGGCTACAAGAGGGCCAAGGATGACACCAAGGAGTGGCTGATTGAGGTGCCGGAGACCGCAGACCCAAATGAGGACCAGTTCGCCAAACGCACCAAAGCCAAGACTGAGAGAGTTGCCAAAAACGAGTTCAACAGGCTGAAGAACATCGCCAGGGCACAGAAG GTCAAACTGCCAGGCGTGGGGCTTACGCCTACAGCCCAGCAGTCTAAAGACGACCTGTCAAAAGCTGTAAGTGTGGCCAAAACCTCCACAGCATCTGTGGGGAGGTTCCAGGACCGCCTGCCTAAAGAGAAACCCCCAAAGAACACAGGCAAGAAGAGGAAGTTTGAGCCCCTCATCGGCAACTTTTCTAGCGAGAAGCAGAAGCAGCTGGAGCTTCTGAAACTCATGGACAGCAAGAAGCCCAAGTTGGACATCACCAAGGCAGTCAATAAGCAGATGAGAGAGGACGACAGAGAGGAGGCCTCCGCTAAGTACAAGAAGGGAGCAGGGAAGAAAGGACGCAAAGGCAACATGTCAGGAAAGGGCAAAGGAAATGGTGGGAAAGGAAAGGGAGGCAAAGGAAAAGGAGGTaaagctggaggaggaggaggaggagggaagaggaggggCAAACCTGGGAAGCATTGA